The window CCACTATGTGCTGGTGCTAAAGACACAAGCTAGAGTCTCTGCCCTCCTGGGGACAGTCATGAAACAAATTCTACAGAAAGTGACAGTTGAGATCAGTGTTGCCACATCCTAAGAATGAGGAACCAGGAGAGAGGGATCTGAGTGGCAGCACTGATCAAAGAAAGCTTCCAAGAGAGGAGTAAATAAGTCACTGTTTATTCCTAGTCTACTGCAGAGTCCTGAAGAATTCCACTGAGAAGTGAAGAGAGCAGCAGGGATGGAGTAGGGGAGACACCAAGAAGTATAGGCACTAGAAATGGTGGAACTTGGACATGAGAGTGGAGTCAAGGATGACTCACAGGTTGCTGGTTTGGACTTCTGAGTAGATGGAAGGAACACGAATTAGTGTGGTTAGTTGCAAAAATTGGATTCCATTCTCTATCCCTTTCTGCATTCCACTtagccctttcttttttttatctttttattattattattatttcagagagaaagtgcatgagcAGAGAAGGGTGGCAGGCAAGGACAGAGGGAGTGGAAGCAGACAACCCACTAAGCCAGAGTGGAAGCAGAACTCCATCTCCCCACCTAgagagctgaaacccagagtcagacatttaaccaactgagccactcaggccttTCAAATGTGAATTCAGCTCCCTGCACTAAGGAGTGCAGTGTATCCTCCccctctccttgaatctgggctggaaTTGTGACTTGTTTGACCAATAGAATGCAGCAGGTGTTATGGGTTCCACCGAGGAGGAGTCATGGAGTTGTCGGGCTCAAGAGGCCTCTTCCACTTCCACTCAATCTCTCTGAAACCAGCTCAGCCAGTGGGAGAGCAAGCCCTAGCCAgcctgctggggtgggggatgcCACCCCTCCACATGTGACTCCATCACTGCCCCCATCCCCATCACAGCTGACTGCCTGCCAGCCACCACCCACTCTCTGCCAGTGCTTTGCAGATACATGAAAGGGCCCAGCCTAGGTCACCTGAGTCTGGCCTGGATTAGGATAACCGCTCCACTGACCTGTAGACTTGTGAGCTACTATGGggattgttgttttaagccattaagtttcaTCCAGTTTGTCCTGCAGCAAAAGCTAATTAATACAACCAAGATAGAAATGCAAGCTTCCTCTGAAGGGGTAAGAGTGGGGCCCTGGAACAGGCAATTGGACGTTCAAGGCTGGGACACAGGAGGCCAGAAGCATGAAGTTCTAACCTGCAAGGATCACATCTCAAGGCCTTAGTATGCTGGGCTCCCCAAACCCAAAACCaagccatttttctcttttgtgtccCCTTCTCCAACTCCCCCATCCTCAACCGGAACTTCATTTTACAGTTAGAAGTACTTTAATAAAAGCAAAGGCATGACTCAAGCGCAGAGGACAGTATTAGCGATGGAGAATTGGTCAGAGCTCCTAGGGGATGGAATGTGTATGGAGCATTTACTAATGAGCGGACTCCACCAAGGCCAGCGGCAGGGTCCCGGCTTGGAGGCGGAGCTGCACACCATCACTGCCACCAAGGGGCCTTCACCTATCTGGAGCCAGATCACCATGACTGCAGATCCCTTATACTGCTGCTAATCAGGGCTTTACCCTCCTGCTTTTTCCTTATTAATGTCATCTCTCTGaaccttttgaaaataaaaagggcagggacgcctgggtggctcagcggttgagcgtctgcctgtggctcagggtgtgatccccggggcCTGGCATCAatccccgcatcgggcttccctgcagggagcctgcttctccctctgcctgtgactctgcccccccccgccctgtgtctctcatgaataaatacataaactctttaaaaaggggggtggggtggacaaGATACTCCACAGGAGTTTATCCCTCCCGTTGCTGCAGAAACAAACGTCCTACTGATTgcactttctcctctctttcctccagCTCCTACCTGATCTCAGGTTCACCCGCTGGGCTAGTAACCGGGGCGGCCCCTGCGGGGTGGCGGGGGCCCCAGGGCTGCGCAGGCCCAGCTTGAGGAGAGGCAAGGCACGCGCTCGGGGACCGCGGCGGTGCTTCGGGGGCCGGCGGGGAGCGAGCCCAGCGGCGAAGGGTGCGCACGCCTCCCGCGGCCGGGTGGGtccccgcggggcggggcggggcggggcggggcggggcggagcccgAGGCGGTGGCCGCGCCCCCACCGCGCCCCCAGGCTTTAAGAGCGCTCGCCCGGGCAGCTCGCTCGCCGCCGCGGTCCCCGCGCACCCGGGTGTCGGCGCCCGCCGCTCGCGAGCCGGTCCGGGGCGGCCGGCGCGGGGCCCTGCAGGCTTGCGCTCTCCATGCGGCCGCCCACCATGTCTGGGCACTGTCTGCTCGCGCCCATCCCCGAGTCTTCCTCCGACTGCCTCCTGCCCAAGGACATCAAGCTGGCCGTGCTGGGCGCCGGCCGCGTGGGCAAGAGCGGTGAGCGCCGGGGCCCGCGCGGGGACGACGGGGCCCCGTGGGCGGAGGGGGCAGGAGCAGCGCCAGGGCGAGCCTGCTCGTGTCTGCGCCGGCCCCGGCTCTCTGTCCCCCGCCAGCCGCTTTCCCCGCTGCTCCCGCCTGGCTCGGCCCCCGCGGCAGGTGGACACCTGCAGCCGCAGCCGCCGCGCCCCCGCGGGAGAGCGTGGCGCCCCCTGCTTCTCCACGAGAGCCCGCTTTGACGGTTCTGTCCCGGTCCTTTAActgattttcctgtttttttttttcctccttttcagcAATGATCGTGCGCTTCCTGACCAAGAGATTCATTGGCGATTATGAACCCAATACAGGTTAGAATCATTTCGTGCTCTCTGCTCTTGTGGCTGCATGCTCcgactttcttttttctaatataagtgtGGGAATTGAAAAGCAAACTCTCCTTGGTTCTTCAGGCAAGTTGTACTCACGGCTTGTCTACGTGGAGGGAGACCAGCTATCCTTGCAGATCCAGGACACGCCGGGTGGCATCCAGGTAAGGACAGCAGGAAGCCAACACAGCTCAGCACCCTACACACGCCCTGGGGGCTCCGCAGCAGGAGCGAGATGCAAGATGTTGGCCACACACCTGTTTTGCGCTTGATGAAGGCGTGGATTGTCCCTCGGAGGGCTGTTAGAAACCCTCCTGGTGGGGACGGGGTGAGTGAACGGTTAGAGAGGCAGCTTCTTCCTGCCTGCCGcctggagaggggagagagagttAACCTGGCAGAGGCACCGCTACTTGCAGGGATGGGTCTCACCGCCTCTCTCAGAGCTGGGCCATGGAACCATTAGCAAAACGGTTgtggtggggggcagcccgggtggctccgcggtttagcgccgccgcccagggcctgatcttggagacctgggatcgagtcccacgtcgggctccctgcacggagcctgcttctccctccgcctgtgtctctgcctctctctctctctctctctctcatgaataaataaataaaatcttaaaaaaaaaaaaaaactgttgtggTGGGATTCTAGGGAGGGTCTTCTCCCCTAGCAAGGGCTGCAGGAGTGCTTCTGTTTCTAACCCATCCCCCAAGTCAGTTAATTGCAACCAGATAACCCCTCGGCAAGCAGTCAGGAATTTAACTTGATTAACAAGTTATTAATTGCTCTCCCTCCCAGGGAGGAAAGGTCTTGTGgaagagcagaaagaaggaatttGTTTCTGTAACATTCTCCAAAAGGacatgctaaaaatatttttatgggcttgggaaaagatatttatcttggcttattttcaaagttttgtttATCCTCAGCTCCCTAAAGATTACGCCATTCCTCCTTGAAAGTTCTCACTGAAGTCTTTCTTCAGTCAGCTGGGGCTTACCAAAGAATACCTGCCAAGCAGAGGGTTTAAAGATAATGCATTGGTGACAGCCAATAAAATAACCCATGCAGGGACCTTGCTTGTCCTGCATCTAAAGCCTCCTTCTGTAGAAGCTAAGTAGAATCTGAACACTgtctttatgatttcttttttgaacGTTTTCTCCAAGGGTTACTTTGATGTTATTTTGAGTCCTCTCCCACTGAGGGCTTCCTTGATCCAGACTTGTTTTGATCTTTCTCAGGTCCAAGACAACCTCACCCAGGTAGTTGATTCCCTGTCCAAATGCGTGCAGTGGGCCGAGGGCTTTCTGCTGGTCTACTCCATCACAGACTATGACAGCTACCAGTCCATCCGCCCCCTTTACCAGCATATCCGCAAGGTCCACCCCGACTCCAGGGCCCCTGTAATCATCGTGGGCAACAAGGGGGACCTTCTGCATGCCCGGCAGGTGCAAACACACGATGGCATTCAACTAGCCAACGAGCTGGGCAGCCTGTTCCTTGAAATTTCCACCAGCGAAAACTATGAGGACGTCTGTGATGTGTTTCAACATCTCTGTAAAGAAGTGAGCAAGCTACACAGCATCAgcggggagaggaggagagcctCCATCATTCCCCGGCCACGCTCTCCCAACATGCAAGACCTCAAGAGGCGCTTCAAGCAGGCTCTATCTTCCAAAGTCAAGGCGCCCTCTGCAGTGGGGTAAACCCTTCTCACATAGACTCGGCTCCTTTTCATTGTGCATTTGTGCAGCTGAAAAGACTGGGGATCTCCCTTTTTAATTGCAcattcaaagtttatttttatacaaacTATTGGTTTTCAAGTGTATGTGTATTTCTGAAAATCCAGTGATTGCCTAGATGTTggatagagggtttttttttttaataaaataatttttttttactgtaactgCTAGCCACTTTTCCATTAAAGGCAAAATGGCAACATTGctccttgttttttaaatatctcttcatAGAAATCATACTTGCACCAGAGCCCAGAACGGCTCCATGTTTGCCCTTAGTCTGAACTCCTATTGGTGTCTTGCATTGCAGTAAGGGGGCTGATATAGAGCGAATCTGttgtgggagaaaagaaagaatgtggaGGAGGAAAGATTTGAGCAACTGCAGAATGTCTTTGGTTGGGGCACTTCGCCACAGGCATGAAATTGATACCATGTAATTTTCAAGGAAAGGGGTTCATTGTATGCTGGTGCTAACAAATTGCAAACATgaataacagttttatttattggtCCAAATAGAAGTCTACACTCTCTAcccatactaaaaaaaaaaacaaaaattcctcaTGTCAATAAGTACACCTTACCTGGAGTTCCTTAAAAATTctccttcctggggcacctgttTGGCTTAGTCGATTAAGCATCctactctagatttcagctcaggccatgatctcagggtcatgggattgagccccaaattgggctccatgctgggcaaggagcctgcttaagattctccctctccctctgcttctccccccccaccccccaccacttaaaaaaaaatatccttcctgttctgtctcccaGACTCCCATCCAACAGGCCACCTCATctgtctgttctctctctcatttttctctgaaGCATCACTTTGTCATAATCCAGGCTCATAGAGGCAAGCGTAGGTGAGACCAGTTCCTTGGCTTCTGGACTGACAGCCATCTAATTCTTTCTTTACATCAGAACAACCTGACTTAAACCAACCCTAATCACTTTATCTTAATGGTTGAAAAACCTCAGCTGTGTTCCCCTTACCTActggataaaatataaatgaggCTTGGGATCAAGATTATTTACCACCTCTCCAGCCTTGCCATCCCTtcctgcaaacacacacacacacacacacacacacacacacacacacgcacaatggGATTAAAGCCCATTCAACTGAATGGTCTGCCATTCTCCATATATACCAGTCTTTTTCATGCCTCCCTGCCTTAGCAGGAGCTATTCCCTGTGCCTTGaatattttccctcttctcccctaaAAGATCACTAACTCATTATTCAAGACCCAAGTCACGTTCTATATTCAGTTCCTGGGCTGCCCACTCTGAGTCTTCCTCTACACCTGCAGCATCTGTGCTACACCCAGCCATGTCATGTAGCTATTTGTCACCCCCAAATGGCCTGAAAGATTACAAAAATTAGACAATTCACGTCAAAGGAGTGCCCAacttaaggaaaaatagaattttggatTCCATTATCTTTGAAAAAGTGCCTAATTCTTCTTGCTTGTTTGCATACCCTCAGAACAAAAGCAGTTCTATCGGCCATTCCTGCTTCTGCTGTGCATCTTAACTTTGTAGGGAAGGACATGAAAATAACAGGTTGACCCAATCATTGCCATGCCCTCAGTCTTCCCAGATTGCCGCCCAGTGCCAGGGGTCCTCTGCCTCCAAGGAGCTGAGATCAAACATCTCTTGGGAAGAAGGCATCAAATATCCCATGGGAAAAGTCACGAGAAGCTAAAGAACCATACAAGTGGTGTTCCAAGGCAGCCTGTGATGAAGTTCCAAGTGAGCGAATGGTAAGGACAGAAAGTACCCTTGAACTCTCCAGGGGGGAGCTCAGTGTGGACCAGAGGGGTCAAAAGATGAGTCAGAGGGCCGTTCCGAAGGGAGGAACAGCCTCTAGGGGCTCAGGCAGGCAAGCACTCCACATGGTATTTTTCCTGTCCTCAGTGTCACAAATAACTGACCGCCAGGGCCTCAAAGCTTTTATTTCTGGTCCCCAGAGCCAACCTAGCATATGACTTAGATCTCTGGTCTCAGAGGGACCTCAATGCCTGTTTTCCAGGCCTCCGCTGTTGGGGGTGATGTGCATAGGGCACATCTGCAAGGCCCCAGGGATAGTAGCCCTGGAGACGGAAAAGGGGAGCATGAAGTTATCAGGGAGCAGTTAGGGTGAGAAATTGTTGGATTTGTGTGTAGGAAAGAGGATCTGAGGACTTGGGCTTGACTAGGTGCTGAGGAGGCCCTGAACGTGGAAGCTGAGCCAGCTTCCCTTTCCCTCAGGAGTGGGGAGAGCAGAGCAATCAGAGTGCTGGATGTCCCTATACTGCCAATGGGGCACAGCTCTTGGGGCATCGAGCAGAATGTTGGAAGGTGGGCAGGTGGGTAGGAGtatctttatatctttatcaCAGTTTTGTCTTATCCATGAGGTGTCATCCTCAGTGTCATCACCTCCATCCTCACGGCCCCTCCTCactccattcctcctcctccgcccccaCCTCTGTTTCtgagatcccaggtctccactgCCACCACTCCTCTTTCTTCTGGTTAAGGCTTGCTCTGAAACCGTGGCATGATTTAATTAATGCGCCTATCAGTGTGGTCCCGGGAGAAATGGATGAAATCCAAATGGCTCAATTGCACATCCTCCAAACATTCTGTGCTCACATGCCACTCTTGAAAAGCAAACTCGAATAATGGGAAAATAAACCTATcataacataagaaaataaatttgttttgcttGTGTTGAGGTGAAGGGCACACGGAAGTTCTAAAGTTTATTAATATCTCTTTGGAGGAATGGATTAAAATAAATAGCTGTGGAAAGCGGCAGCGAACAATAGAGCAAATGGAAAAGACAAGCTGACTGTTTAGTCATGAAGTTGGGGCTCGAATAGCTTTTTTGTTCTATGTGTGTATTGTAATTTCAACTTCTCACTGTGCAAAGCTACCAATCCAAATTTACAATGGGATGATATTTTGTATGGTTAGAATAAgaataaattattattcttaCCATTAGATCTGTCTCCAAAAGGTGGAGTATTTCTAAGGGCTTTGTTAAAATTGATCTTAAGCTACTTTGACACTCAATAAGAACGgcatgagatagatagatagatagatagatagatagatagatagattccaaaaacaaaatctcaaacaCCATGAAGTTAGCTAGGAAAAATGACCCAACATAAGCATTGATTAGTTTGCAACAGCAAAACAGTTTTCAGTGCACCAATCAGAACTTTGCCTATCCTAGTTAGCACAGCCAGCCCGCATGTGTGGATGTCCCCATGTACTTCTGCCCCAGCAGAGAATGAGCCCCATGAGGGCTGGACAGATCCTCATACACCTGCAGCTCCACAGCACTTGCCAGAGTGTCTGCTTTAACACAGGATTCCCAAAAACATTTGGAACCATTGGAAAAATTAAGGAGTCCCTCTGTTTGCTTTTGTATGACTGGGAGCATGGTAGTGTGTGTCTACATTCTGGGTTCCCTCTGTGGAACTGTCAGAGTTGGCCCTTTTCATTCTCCACAGCAGGGCTGCTTGAACAAATAGGTATTATTGTTTTTGGGTTTGCTCACATCTTTATAAAGACTACCACAACAGTAATTCTCATGATTTCAAAtcacatttattgagaacctactccATATAAAGCTCTGTGCTAAATGTGCTTGTGGTCAAGATAGTACTCTGTTTCCAGAAACTCAGTCCCATGGGAGCCCTAGGGACTCGGCCTTGAGGGTAGGACTCTGTGGGATGAAAGGCAAAATACGATTCTGACCCAAATCTGAGGGTGTTGACAAAATCAGTGGAGGAGACAGATCACAGAGCTGAGTGGGAAGTAGAGGCAAATTTTCCATATAGGGCGAAAGCCCCCTTCCAAAGAAAATGACACTTCTCACTGTACAAACTGGAAAACATTGTGTTTTTTGAGTATCGTTTACTCAGATGAAGATGAATGAGTTAACATCGTAAAAtacttaccacctatgttttttTATTGCCATTCTTTATTTGAAGTAGAACAACATTGTTCACAGCAAGGCTTACTCACATAAACAGATTTTGCCTGGAAATACTGACGTGTATTTATGACTGCAGAAAACCTGGGAAATTTCAGGAGCTGCTGCTCTGAGACAGTTACTAATCAGCTTTATGAAGGCCGCAGAGGGTGGGTCCCAGACTGAGATTGAGCTCAAACCCCACTTTCCGTCTCTGAAAATGGACATGATGATGCGTATGAGACAGAACTGCTAGCAGAGCCGACACACAGAGGGTGTTCAGTAAGTCGTGATTGTTTCCAGGGTCCTTTGGTGgggaatccccgggtggctcagtggttgagcactgccttcagcccagggcctgatcctggagacttgagGTCGAGtaccacaccgggctccctgcatggagcctgcttctccctctgcctgtatctctgcctcttgctccctgtgtctttcacgaataaataaataatatattttttaagtccaTTGGTGCATCATGAAGCTGTTTTTGGAATAAGAGTGCTTTTCGAGCTTGCTtgtatactctaaaaactattgTAGTGGCTTTGCAAGATGTGGCTTTCTCCGTTTCACACGTGGGAAAAAGAAAGTTTGCCAGGGAACAGTTATCCCCTCACAATTATTGATCCTttcctttgtgccaggcacttttgTTTTCTCGATAATACCTTTGAGGTAGAGCTAGTATCACTCTCCTCTTTCagacatggaaactgaggctcagagaggtcatgCAGTGGCCCCAAATCACAGAAGCCAGGAAAGCAGGATATCTGGCTACAGGAAGGGGAAGAAGCTCCTTGCAGCTCAGGGCCGTCTCCCCTGGCCAGACAGGTGCATGCCAAATTCTTTCTTGGAGAACTTGCTAAAATGGCAGGCTCTGGGGCACAGTCCCATGGGGCCCTGTTGCTCTGCATTCAAGCTGTGAAGGAGgaatttgtacatttaaaaaagctGCCTGAGTGGTACTGAGGCCGGATGTCTCCTGTTTGGAGCTTTCAGCAAGATCACTGTCTGGGCTCCCCCTTGCTTCCTGTTTGTCCAGAGGAATGTGAGATCTGGAGGGGGGAAGGTGGGAAGGCCACACCAGAGGGG is drawn from Vulpes lagopus strain Blue_001 chromosome 8, ASM1834538v1, whole genome shotgun sequence and contains these coding sequences:
- the RASL11A gene encoding ras-like protein family member 11A, which codes for MRPPTMSGHCLLAPIPESSSDCLLPKDIKLAVLGAGRVGKSAMIVRFLTKRFIGDYEPNTGKLYSRLVYVEGDQLSLQIQDTPGGIQVQDNLTQVVDSLSKCVQWAEGFLLVYSITDYDSYQSIRPLYQHIRKVHPDSRAPVIIVGNKGDLLHARQVQTHDGIQLANELGSLFLEISTSENYEDVCDVFQHLCKEVSKLHSISGERRRASIIPRPRSPNMQDLKRRFKQALSSKVKAPSAVG